In Rhodamnia argentea isolate NSW1041297 chromosome 1, ASM2092103v1, whole genome shotgun sequence, the genomic window CGACTTCTTTTCTTGCCTTGGGAACCGCACCAACCAATCACCCCACAATCCTCTTTCACGATCCGCCACCACCCCACGACCCAtcgaaattctctctctctctctctctctctgggggtCGATCGGCTTTGAATGCTTGCCTAGATCCAGATCCACGTGAGGCCGGTCGATCATGGCCGCTGAATCATGTGGGCTCCGCACGTAGGTCACACCAGATCAACAACAATCATGACGCGTTCGGATCCCACGGAGCCGAGTTTATGCGAGACTTGCATCTCGCTCTCGGGTCAGTGTAAGCAAATCCGAGTCTCTGATTTTGTACGTCTCGCGTGAAACTTGCGAGAAACCTGTCACGTTCAAgtttggtggtggtggcggtgttGTTGTAAAAGAACACAACAAAATAGGGTAAAGTACCAAAACACTCATAAACACCTTAAATTTGTATTAATTAagtattaaatattttaatttgataagtttaatcctaaacattttacatttgtgccgattcaatccatctagtcaattttgataggaaatcgtAGTAATTGGCTTCGGCCGTCCTACGTTGCATGGACGGCGCtgtcgtaaatattttttaaaaaaaatttcgatgattttttttatttttcgtctttttttttcttttcttccttttatttttcccaaCCGCAGGCCGGCGAAGGCCGCAATACCAAGTCTCACTTCCGCCCATGATGTCGCGTACCACACAAAATGTCACATGTCTCACACTTAATTAACCAATCTCGGTTCCACTCCCCCAGCAAGAGcccgtttgatttttttttatatttataaccgAGGTATTGGAGTCGACTTACGTGCACCTCTACTATTCCTCGGGAGAGACTAGTACAGCAACCCACCGACATGGTCTCCCACTTAAATCACGGGTGCTCAACTTGGGAATAAAACCTGTGATCGGTGCGCTTAACCACACAATCTCAAATACGAGAGCCTGTTTGATTTTGTGCTGCACTTACAATTATGAAAAAGAAGTCTCGACTTTTATTAAAGACAACAGCTTTCGAAAAATCCGTCCCCATCCAATTTTGGGGCAATGTTATTTTAAAAGAACATAACAAAATATGCAAGTGTCGATATTTTACAATACGAATTATACGTGATCACaactaattaaaaaaaggctatcaatgtaaaaaatgaacaaatatatatatgaccgGTGCGTGACAACGCACGGACATCCCTAACAAAATCACGATATAATTAATCACTCATCAGTACGTTCCCAAAAAATATTGGCTGGTAAAACCAATAATGTAATCGACCAGCAAAAGAACGTCACTTTCACCGAGCAGTTCCAATTGCATCATCACGAATCGCAGTTCTTTAGCCCACCACGCTTTCTATAAATACtcacgtttttttttataacaccCCACTCAATCCAGCACCCCCACTCCCCTCAAAACCGCCACGCGATGATCGGAACCGCTGTCCCCGCCACCGCGGCAACCCTCGTGgtcgtcctcctcctcaccTCCGGTGGCATCTGCCGTCTTGCTGTCGACGCCCGCGAGCCTTTCGCTTGCGACCCGAAGGACGAGAGGACGAGGGGTTTCCCCTTCTGCCGCGCGTCGTCCCCGATCCCGGAGAGAGCGAGGGACCTGGTCGGGTGGCTCACATTGCAGGAGAAGGTGAAGCTGCTGGGGAACACCGCGGCCGCGGTCCCGCGGCTGGGGATCAGGGGCTACGAGTGGTGGTCGGAGGCGCTCCACGGGGTCTCGAACGTGGGGCCGGGGACCCAGTTCGGCGGCGACTTCCCCGGCGCCACGAGCTTCCCTCAAGTGATCACGACCGCCGCTTCCTTCAACGCTTCGCTGTGGGAAGCGATTGGGCAGGTGATCATCTGCCCACTTCTTCTCGGTTTGGTGAATCATAAAGCTGCATTAACCGAAAGAACAATTAGAAAAAGAAGCACAAGAACACTATCCTCTGAGTAGAATGGCCCACCATCTCCGCAGAtgctttctttttgaaaaaaatataaaaaaaatgggattattCGATTTATCTTGTACGGGTTTTTCTATGTGTGTTCTTGACACATTTCTTAGGTTTTGACGTTTGTGTCCGTGTGCATCATCATCAATGTGGGAGCATAGGAAACGTCGTCGCTTTAGAACAATGCATCGGACATAATGCTTTTGAATGCACGAAAGGCTCAAAAAGGgaactttttaaataatacccAATTAGCGACTAATGATTACAATAAATTATAAAGGGTTAGCGAAGAACTATGACTTAATTTTCCCAAGATCTCGTATGATGCAGGCACTGCTTTCGCTCGTCGGACAAACaagttttattttcttcaggaagattatggctgaattgactaAGAATGTACGAAAAATGAACTATAATAGATAGTGAATTCCGTGTGAGATTTTTCGCATATAATTGTTCGAATATGGTGGGTCCGTCCTAAATATTCAATAGATTAGACTATTTCCTCTTGTTTTCCAAATGGGTCCCGAGAAAGGGTCACATTATTTTGGGTTTGTGGTTATTTATTGATTTAGTGAGATAAGTACAGTCTAGGTAATTATTGCCTGAAAAATAATGAGCTTAGGCAATCTCAATCAAAATTATTGGGGCGGACCCAGTTTGCAATTTTATCTCTTGGCAACTTTTTCGGGAGTCGCAATCGGACGTCGGCTGGATTAAACGACGTACGACCTTTATCCTCTCTCACCAATCGCGCGACATGCCGTTGCGACCAGCCTCCCGAATTTTGCAAGTCCTAAAAGCGCAGCGTCGTTTAATGCTTCACCTTTTCGGCGCAGGTAGTGTCTGACGAGGCGAGAGCGATGTACAACGGAGGCATGGGCGGGCTCACCTACTGGAGCCCCAACATCAATATCCTGCGCGACCCACGCTGGGGCCGGGGACAGGAGACTCCCGGCGAGGACCCCATCGTGGTTGGCCGCTACGCCGCCAGCTACGTGCGAGGGCTACAAGGGAGCGACGGCAGCGGCCGGCTGAAGGTGGCGGCCTGTTGCAAGCACTTCACGGCCTACGATCTCGATAACTGGAACGGGGTCGATCGCTTCCACTTCAACGCGCGGGTAAGTTTTTGCTTGGCTCACCGtgaattttatcaaattaacatacgAAACCATTATGTTTATTGATGTGACAGATGACTTGATCAATAGAGAGGTATTGGACCCGTCAAGCTTGACATCACAATCGAACCTGAATGTCCTCACCTAAGTCTGCTCGTGCTTAAAAAACTTATTGAACTCTTTATGTGGAGCCGATCGGAATGGGGTAGATCAATGCACTTGAATTAGAAGTCGATCGTTTAATTCAGGCGCGTCTGAGCGACGTAGTCAAATTTCTATCGGAGTGCATCGATATTAGCAAGATCTGAGTGTTTGAAGCGCATCCGGCAATCAAATTAAactcaaaaaattgaattgaaaaaccCGATGGAATTTAGTCATTACTTGTCAAATTTACCATGAGACTCTTATATTAAAAGTGGGCTAAATGAATCGTGACGCCGGGTGCGGATTCCGATCGTCGGAGCAGGGCCATCCATTCCTGTCAGTACGGTATGGCTAATTTAATGGCGCGACTTTGAACTTTTGGTTGGTGATCAACTTGCGTAGGCTTTATGGCACTATGACGACAAGAATATCGTTGTCACGATAGCTTTTTAATGGCCGCCCATCTCGTTCCATGAGAAGTTTCTAGAGCATCTCTATCGAAGCggaaaaacaaaattggttAGTTCTTTAGTAAATGAATTGGAATAATGACAAgaatgatctttgaactttaatctaACGTGTAATATgatctttgtattttttatttaaaatatattctccGAACTTTAACATAACGTGTAATGTGATATCCAAACTTAATTTGTTATGAAAATGAGAACATATGGCTAGCGGCGCGTTCTCATGTTCGAAACATTTTTTTGGACAGGTGAGCAAACAGGACATGGAGGACACGTTCAATGTCCCGTTCAGGATGTGCGTGATGGAAGGGAAGGTGGCCAGTGTGATGTGCTCGTACAATCAAGTCAATGGAGTCCCGGCCTGCGCCGACCCTAATCTCCTCAGGAAAACCGTCCGCGGTGCGTGGCGGCTCGATGGGTAATGCCTTCTACTCCTCGGTTCGTTACATTAGTTGCGCAAAATCGAAGGACGATGATGTGCTAAGCTAGGCTGCACATGGGTTTAATTTTTGTGTGCGATTCGACGTGGGAGTGCAGGTACGTGGTCTCCGATTGCGATTCGGTCGGGGTATTCTATGACAAGCAACACTACGCGTCCACGCCGCAACAAGCCGTTGCCGATGCGATTAAAGCAGGTTCTCTCTTCGATTTCTCACTTTAATGATGGTGATAATTTGGAAAAGATGGACAAAAGTcagaaaattaaatcaaaaattgagaaagggTAATCTCACATTTTCACATTTCACACAGGACTAGATTTGGAATGTGGCCCGTTCCTCGCTACGCACTCGGGGGAAGCGGTGAGAGGCGGCCTGTTGAACGAAGCCGAAGTCGATGGCGCTTTGCTTAACACACTGACGGTCCAAATGCGGCTGGGGATGTTCGACGGCACGCCGTCGGCCCAACCGTACGGCACGCTCGGTCCGAATGACGTGTGCACCCCGGCCCATCAGGAGCTCGCCCTTGAAGCCGCTGGGCAAGGCATTGTCCTCCTCAAGAACCAGGGACCgaccctccctctctcccctcGCCGCCACCGCACCGTCGCCGTCGTCGGCCCCAACTCGGATGTCACTGTCACGATGATTGGGAACTACGCCGGTGAGCATTCTGGTCGCTTAgcccaaaaatcaaaaactatTTCTAATTATGTGAGATTGGAATAACGATCTGAATTTAAATTATCAATGTACATGTAAGTCTAAAATATGAGATTAGACCAATTTTTAACAATGATTCTTCTTTATTAGGTGTTGCATGTGGATATACAACTCCTCTTCAAGGAATTGGCAAGTACACAAACACGATACACCAACAAGGTTGCGTGGACGTAGCTTGCCACGACGACAAGCTATTCGGAGCAGCGATTGAGGCGGCACGCGGAGCCGACGTGACGGTCTTGGTGATGGGGCTCGACCAGAGTATCGAGGCCGAGTTCAAGGACAGGGACAGTCTCCTCTTGCCGGGACGACAGCAAGAGCTCGTGGCGAAGGTGGCCATGGCCTCCAAGGGTCCGACCGTACTAGTCTTGATGTCCGGTGGTCCTGTCGACATCTCCTTTGCTAAGAATGATCCACGGGTGGCCGCCATTTTGTGGGCCGGTTACCCCGGCCAAGCTGGCGGTGCGGCCATTGCCGATATCTTGTTCGGGTCAACCAACCCAggtctcttccttcttttttttaataattccttATAAGGGTAGAAGTTATTTGAACTTATTTTGGACTTAAATCATAGTTAATTGTCTTATTTCATTTCCCTTAAGTTTGAAGTGACTAGATTcgttaaaatgaaaattaatttaccaTTTTTTATTCCGCTAAAATAATTTTGAACTTAACATTATCTTGTTCAGGAGGAAAACTACCTATGACATGGTACCCACAAGATTACCTAGCAAGCGTACCCATGACCGTGATGGACATGAGGCCCACGGGATCGAACCTTTACCCGGGGAGGACCTACAGATTCTACCAAGGCCCGGTAGTGTACCCGTTCGGCCACGGGATGAGCTACACCCAGTTCGTCCACACGATCGCCGCCGCTCCCGCGGCGGTGGCCGTCCCCCTCGACGGCCGCCGGCCGGCGAACGCCACGAACTCCGGTAGGGCCGTGAGGGTCACGCACGTCCGGTGCGCCAGGCTCTCTCTCGGGGTCCAGCTGGACATCACGAACGCCGGGGCGAGGGACGGGGCCCACACGGTGCTCGTGTACTCCACGCCCCCGGGAGGCGGTGGTGGGAGCTGGGTGCCGCAGAAGCAGCTGGTGGGCTTCCAGAAGGTCCAGGTGGCGGCGGGGGCCCGCGAGAGGGTCCAGATCAACATCCACGTGTGCAAGTACTTGAGCGTGGTGGACAGGCTCGGCGTTAGGAGGATTCCGTTGGGGGAGCACAGGCTTCATATTGGGGATGTCAAGCACTCGGTGTCGCTTCAAGCTGAGAGACTCTAGGAGCGATCAAGACTCGAGAGgaatttgccatttttttttccttttttttttctttttgaaaatttggggcatcATCGCAAGATGATGAGCCGCCAAGGGCTTTGATTCTTTCAATTGGCATTGTATTGTGCCAAGGCCATGCACGAAACTTGTCGTATTTACATCCAACTGTGAATAAAGCGGGGAATGAAGAAGTGGAAATTGCATAGAAAGTGCAGAGGCAGCTCTAAAATTGGGtactctctcttttcatttacAGATCTCGACTTTGAGTAAATGGGTAGGTCGTGCTCCTGAGACCACCTAAAATTCTGTCGACAATATACGTGATGGAACTATTCAGATAAAGACAAAATATTCTCATTAATTACTAAAATTAGAATAACAACAACGATTAGTATATGAACATAACAAATTCCAAAGGAGTTGAGGGATTTCGAGAGCCAATTAGTAGGGAGGGATCCTAATCTATGAGCTTTTGCAATCCGATCGGCACGGTAGTTAGTGTTGgtggtttgtttgtaaaacaaacaaagaagtgTCTTGTCTCACTTgacagttattttatttgttcaattgatgAAAGGATACAAAGGTCATGTCTATTCAATTGAcggttattttctaaaacacaCTTACAACCTTTGAAATGTCGTGTCTATTCAATTTgtggttattttctaaaacactcTTACAATCTTTGGAGTATTTGTGTCTATTTGAAAATAACTATCgattcaaacatgaaaaggtaTGATTGAACGTATAATTTCGAACATGAAGAGATATGTTTGAACTATCGGTTATTAGACATGAAGAgttgcaatttaaaaaaaaaaaaactgtttcgaACAATGAAAAGGTGTGTGAGAATTACCATCTTTTCGGACGCGAAAAggtgtgttcttttctcattatatattcaaccATTCTGCTCATTATTTACaacttctaatttcaattttcgtcctttccaaacaagagaaatacaaccttcttttccaattgtttcctagagagttctcggagaaatattagaattgctatctaatattctcgcttgagactCTGTTGTATCCTAGAGGATTTTTACCGTAAACCATTAGCGgtgttgtggggcaaataattccttaaagaaagtgTTATCACGCCTCAGAGTCCGATTCCTTTGTTCATCCCATTTGACCAATATTTTACCAACAATTTTAAAGAATTATTCGTTCAACAATGGAGTCAGAATCAATCAATGTTATGAACCGGGATATGGTGAAACTGGATCGGTTCGATGGCAACAATTCCGCTCTTTGGAGAGACAAGATAATGTTTCTCCTCACCGCCCTGAAGATTTCCTATATGCTCGACCCCAGTTTAATGCCTATAGAGGATCCGGTGCCTACCACCGAAGGAGTAGAACCTAGTACAGACGATGTCGAGAGGGTCAACAAGGAGAGGAAGAAACGTGAAGAAGACGAATTGCTTTGTCGAGGCCATATACTGAACACGTTATCCGATCGTCTCTATGACTTGTTCACCGAGACGAAGTCTGCTAGAGAAATATGGAATGCGCTTGATTTCAAGTATAAAGCAGAGGAGCAAGGTACGAACAAATATCTAATCGCTAAGTATTTTGACTTCAAGTTTGTTGATACTAAACCCTTGTTGGAACAAGTCCACGAATTGCAAGTATTGGTCAATAAAATTCGTGCTCTCAAGATAGATATTccaaaatcttttcaagttaGAGCAATTATTGCAAAATTGCCTCCTAGTTGGAAAGATTATGGAAAAAGAATGCTGCATAAATCTGAGGACATCACTTTGGATcaaattcaaaaacatcttcGCATTAGGGAAGAGTCATGTTTGCATGATAAATCTGTTTTGTATGATACCAAAGTGAATTCTGTGGAGGGAAATGGATTTCAGTCCAAAATCTACCAAAACTCGAAACGcaagagagagcagaattttaAGAAgccatagaaaaagaaaaagggttgtTGCTTCGTTTGTGGCAATGAGGGTCACTATGCAAAGGAGTGCGGACATCGCAAGAGCACATTCAAGGACAAGAATACTTTATGAGTTAAGGCAGATGTAAATATGGTTGAAGAAAACTATGTGGCCATGGTTTCAACCAAGTTTTCGAACTTGAATATTTCCGAAAAGGTTAAGGATTCTGTAGCCATGATTTCTGAAATCAATTTTGCCACTGTCGAATCTACTTGGTGGGTCGATTCTGGTGCAAATGTGCACATATGCAAGGATCAATCAATGTTTAAGCACTTTGAAGAGATTGTTGAAGTGCATCTTCAAGAGATTGAGATGGCAAATAAAACTCTTGCAAAGGTTGCTGGAAAAGGCACTGTCATTTTAGATTTTACTTCCGGAAAGAATGTTTCTCTTGTTAATGTACTATTTGTACCCGAAATTAGGAGAAATCTGGGTTCCGTTGATCCGCTTTGTAAAAGGGGGTTTCGGGTTTTGTTTGAGTTCGATAAGGTTATCTTGTCGAAGAATGGGCTGTTTGTGGGAAAGGGTTACGCCAATGATGGCATGTATCAATTGAGTATCAATAATAATATTGTGTCTTTTCGCTTACGTTGTTGATTCTTCTCATTTATAGCATAATCGATTGGCACATTTAAATTTTCGCTATTTACGGAATATGAAAAAGTTAgacttgataaattttaatgGAGAATTTGATAAATGTGAAATCTGTGTTAAGTCCAAGTTAACAAAGAAATCATTTCCTAGTGTTAAGAGAAATTCAAATGTATTAGATTTGGTGCATAGTGACATATGTGAATTCAATGGCATGATAACACGTGGTGGTAAAAGGTATTTCATTACCTTTGTGAATGACTGCAGTAGATACTTATATGTCTATCTCCTAAGATCAAAGGATGAGGCGTTTACtatgtttaaaaaatataatgctgaagtggaaaatcaattaaaaaggaaaattaaagtccTACGTTCAAATAGAGGCGGAGAATATTTCCTAAATGATTTGTCAGCCTTTTGTGAAGAACATGGTATTATTCACCAAGTTTCGGCACCGTACACTCCACAACAAAACGGTTTGgctgaaagaaagaataggTCTTTAGGAGAAATGATTAATTGTATGCTTTCGAATTCAAAGCTACCAATTAATCTTTGGGGAGAGGCATTGCTTACTACATGTTATATTCATAATAGGATACCATCCAAGAAAAATAACATCAGTCCATATGAAGTTTGGAAAGGCAGAAAACCAAACTTGTCACATattaaagtgtgggggtgtttggcaTATTACCAAATACCGGATCCTAAGAGAACAAAACTTGGTCCTAGAGCTATGAAAAGTGTATTTATTGGATATGCTGAGAACAATAAAGACAGGCCTCTTTATACCGGCCATGATGTTGCACCTCACTAAAATGGTGAAGGACAAAGTCGTGTCTATGGCCCCCATCCGTGACAACCCTCGAAATAGAAGCATACAGAGGAATTGGACCCTTTCTCCCACCATTTTCGCAGAAAGCTGAGCTTGCATTTACACCTCCATGGACCAAGGCTAGGCTACATTCTCCAGCTCGTTTGTTGCATTTTCTTCCCACCGACTCATATATCCGTGGGTATACGGTGCTGAATGCGCATATCCCTCCCGCTAGGGCTGGTCTTCTCGGAGGTTTGTTCCAAATGAAGCTTATGGGTGCTGTGGATCACCGCCTTTATGTTGTGTCAACTCACAGCCCTTCCTCCACGTACCACCGGTGCTGAATGCCTCGGTGCAGCTGGTCCACTTCTGTCTTGCTGCGGCTATAGCAAGTTTTTGGAGTTTGGTTTTGGAGCTACTCATCCTCGGTTCCAGGATCTTGCTAGTTCGGGTGTATTGGGGCGTTTGGTTTTTCCTCGCTTTCGGTATTTCCACGCCTTTTGTTgctgttcttttctctttatttgtgtCGCCTTTTTGTAATCTTGTATTCCGCTGCCCTCTCCCTTGCGGTCCGCTTGCCGACGGGTATTGCGTCCAATACATTCGCATGTATCTTGCAACCGGATCACCGTTGAACCATCTCGCGCACCGACGGCGCCATTtatggttcatggtttttgtgtgtCCGGTTCTCTTCTTGTACCTAGTCCTTTTGGAAAGTTCAATacattcttaccttaccaaaaaaaaaaaataaataaagcttaTAGGCTTCTTGATTTAGATTCAAATGTCATTGTAGAATCAAGAGATGTTGAATTCTTCGAGAATAAGTATTCTACGGATTCTGAAGTTATTGAGAATAATGCTCAAATACAAGATACAAATAATTCGGAACCCATAGAAACACACGTAGATtttcatgagaaaataacaaatgattATGAAATCGTGATTGAACCTAGGAGAAGCACTAGAGCAAGAAAATCAAAGGATTTTGATCCAGATTTTATCACTCATGTTTTCCTCGTAGAAGGAGACAGAGATAATAATGTGGTAAATAAATACCCCCAAATATTAAATTTAGAAGatgatcctaaaatttttagtgATGCTATGTCTTCTAGAGATGCTTCcttttggaaagaagctataGATGATGAAATGGACTCGATCATGTCCAACAATACTTGAGTATTGGCAGATTTACCAAAAGGATCTAAATTTATTGGGTGCAAATGGGTTTTCAGAAGAAAATACAATTTCGATGGTACTGTCCAAGCTTTTAAGGCTAGGTTAGTAGCTAAAGGGTATAGGCAAAAAGAAGGAATAGATTATTTTGATACTTATGCTCATGTAGCACGTATAACATCTATTTGAATTCTTTTTGCTCTAGCATCCATTTATGATCTTTgtgttcatcaaatggatgttaaaaccgttttcttaaatggagatttaaatgaggaaatttacatggaacaactaGAGGGTTTTGTTCTTTCTGGAAATGAGAGGAAAGTATGTAAAATTGGTCAAATCTCTTTATGGGCTTAAGCAAGCATTAAAGTAGTGGCATGAGAAATTTGATTTAGTTATATTATCTAATGGTTTTAAGCATAATAGTGCTGATAAGTGTATTTATTCTAAATTCACTAAAGACAATGGTGTTCTAGTTtgcttatatgttgatgatatgcttatcTTTGGAACTAATATGGCCGGAGTCATTAACACTAAGAAGTatctaacttcaaatttcaaaatgaaaaacttgGGCGAAGTAGATACTATCTTAggtattaaagttaaaaaacatAGTGGGGGTTATTCCTTAAGCCAATGTGATTAtgttgagaaaatattaaataaatttaaacatcttgGTTTCAAAGAAACAAGTACTCCATATGATATTAGtgtcaaattaaattataatattGGTAGAACAGTAGCACAACTTGAATATGCAAGTGCTATAGGGTCTTTAATGTATGCGATGCATTGTACTAGACCCGATATTGCTTTTTCCGTATGCAAGTTGAGTAGATACACTAGCAATTCAAATATAGAACATTGGAATGCAATTACTAGAATTTTTGGTTATcttaagagaactaaaaatttgggattgttcTATAACAATTATCCGGCAATATTAGAAGGATACACCGATGCTAGTTGGATTTCTAGTGTGGGAGATAAACATTTTACTTATGGATGAATCTTCATGTTAGGTGGATGTGTTGTTTCTTGGGCgagcaagaaacaaacatgcataGCTCACTCAACTATGGAATCCGAATTTATTGCTTTAGCAACAAGTGGGAAAGAAGTTGAATGGATAAGAAATTTGTTGATAGACATCAAATTATGGCCTAGTCTTATGCCTCCTATTGCTATTCATTGTGACGGTTAAGCTACTTTAGCAAAGGCTTATAGT contains:
- the LOC115750143 gene encoding probable beta-D-xylosidase 2 — its product is MIGTAVPATAATLVVVLLLTSGGICRLAVDAREPFACDPKDERTRGFPFCRASSPIPERARDLVGWLTLQEKVKLLGNTAAAVPRLGIRGYEWWSEALHGVSNVGPGTQFGGDFPGATSFPQVITTAASFNASLWEAIGQVVSDEARAMYNGGMGGLTYWSPNINILRDPRWGRGQETPGEDPIVVGRYAASYVRGLQGSDGSGRLKVAACCKHFTAYDLDNWNGVDRFHFNARVSKQDMEDTFNVPFRMCVMEGKVASVMCSYNQVNGVPACADPNLLRKTVRGAWRLDGYVVSDCDSVGVFYDKQHYASTPQQAVADAIKAGLDLECGPFLATHSGEAVRGGLLNEAEVDGALLNTLTVQMRLGMFDGTPSAQPYGTLGPNDVCTPAHQELALEAAGQGIVLLKNQGPTLPLSPRRHRTVAVVGPNSDVTVTMIGNYAGVACGYTTPLQGIGKYTNTIHQQGCVDVACHDDKLFGAAIEAARGADVTVLVMGLDQSIEAEFKDRDSLLLPGRQQELVAKVAMASKGPTVLVLMSGGPVDISFAKNDPRVAAILWAGYPGQAGGAAIADILFGSTNPGGKLPMTWYPQDYLASVPMTVMDMRPTGSNLYPGRTYRFYQGPVVYPFGHGMSYTQFVHTIAAAPAAVAVPLDGRRPANATNSGRAVRVTHVRCARLSLGVQLDITNAGARDGAHTVLVYSTPPGGGGGSWVPQKQLVGFQKVQVAAGARERVQINIHVCKYLSVVDRLGVRRIPLGEHRLHIGDVKHSVSLQAERL